The Planococcus liqunii genome includes a region encoding these proteins:
- the rpoC gene encoding DNA-directed RNA polymerase subunit beta', which yields MIDVNNFEYMKIGLASPDKIRSWSYGEVKKPETINYRTLKPEKDGLFCERIFGPTKDWECHCGKYKRVRYKGVVCDRCGVEVTRSKVRRERMGHIELAAPVSHIWYFKGIPSRMGLILDMSPRSLEEVIYFASYVVIDPADTPLEKKQLLSEKEYRAYRDKFGKKFQAAMGAEAIKRLLQEIDLERETDSLKEELKTAQGQRRTRAIKRLEVVESFRNSGNNPDWMILDVLPVIPPELRPMVQLDGGRFATSDLNDLYRRVINRNNRLKRLLDLGAPSIIVQNEKRMLQEAVDALIDNGRRGRPVTGPGNRPLKSLSHMLKGKQGRFRQNLLGKRVDYSGRSVIVVGPNLKMYQCGLPKGMAIELFKPFVMKELVERGLAHNIKSAKRKIERLHSEVWDVLEDVIKEHPVLLNRAPTLHRLGIQAFEPTLVEGKAIRLHPLVCTAYNADFDGDQMAVHVPLSSEAQAEARLLMLAAQNILNPKDGKPVVTPSQDMVLGNYYLTLERKGATGEGATFSGPEEVFVAYQTGHVHLHTRIAILAGSLKNPTFTEEQNKMLLLTSVGKIIFNEILPESFPYINEPTDYNLQVETPAKYFVPTTTDIRTYIAEAELVTPFKKKILGEIIAEVFKRFHITETSRMLDRMKSLGFKYSTQAGITVGVADIVVLPDKGEILVDAQANVDKVMKQFRRGLITEEERYARVISYWSNAKDIIQEKLMASLDKLNPIYMMSDSGARGNASNFTQLAGMRGLMANPAGRIIELPIKSSFREGLTVLEYFISTHGARKGLADTALKTADSGYLTRRLVDVAQDAIVRENDCGTDRGLLVGALMEGTEVIEELDERILGRHAKKTIRHPETKEVIVAKDELITQDLTRLIMEAGIKEVTIRSAFTCNTKHGVCKKCYGTNLATGDEVEVGEAVGIIAAQSIGEPGTQLTMRTFHTGGVAGDDITQGLPRIQEIFESRNPKGQAVISEINGTITEVDEIREGQKEITIQGDVETRKYLAPYNARLKVQVDDVIRRGEVLTDGSIDPKQLLQVKDVQSVQVYLLKEVQKVYRMQGVEIGDKHVEVMVRQMFRKVRVIEAGDTDLLPGSLLDIHQFTEANEKAVLEGNLPATSRPVILGITKASLETESFLSAASFQETTRVLTDAAIKGKRDELLGLKENVIIGKLVPAGTGMQRYRQIKIARSEKEAQQEIVGTES from the coding sequence TTGATAGATGTTAACAATTTTGAGTATATGAAAATCGGATTGGCGTCACCCGATAAAATCCGCTCATGGTCTTATGGAGAAGTCAAAAAGCCAGAAACAATTAACTACCGTACACTAAAGCCAGAAAAAGACGGTTTGTTCTGTGAACGTATTTTCGGTCCTACAAAAGACTGGGAATGCCATTGCGGAAAATACAAACGCGTCCGTTATAAAGGTGTAGTCTGCGATCGCTGTGGCGTTGAAGTCACACGTTCAAAAGTACGCCGTGAGCGCATGGGCCACATTGAACTTGCAGCTCCTGTATCACATATTTGGTATTTCAAAGGAATTCCGAGCCGCATGGGCCTTATCTTGGACATGTCTCCGCGTTCACTTGAAGAAGTTATTTATTTCGCTTCTTATGTAGTGATCGATCCTGCGGATACACCGCTTGAAAAGAAACAGCTTCTTTCGGAAAAAGAATACCGCGCTTATCGCGATAAGTTCGGCAAAAAATTCCAAGCTGCAATGGGTGCTGAAGCAATCAAACGACTTCTGCAGGAAATCGATCTTGAACGCGAAACAGATTCATTGAAAGAAGAATTGAAAACTGCTCAAGGACAACGCCGCACACGTGCAATCAAACGCCTTGAAGTAGTGGAATCTTTCCGTAATTCCGGAAACAATCCGGACTGGATGATTCTTGATGTTCTTCCGGTTATTCCACCGGAATTGCGCCCGATGGTTCAATTGGACGGCGGACGTTTTGCGACTTCTGACTTGAACGATTTGTATCGTCGCGTAATTAACCGGAACAACCGCTTAAAACGCTTGTTAGACCTTGGTGCACCTAGCATCATCGTTCAAAACGAAAAACGTATGCTGCAGGAAGCTGTTGATGCGTTGATCGATAACGGCCGCCGCGGCCGTCCTGTTACTGGACCGGGTAACCGTCCATTAAAATCTCTTTCTCACATGCTGAAAGGGAAACAAGGGCGTTTCCGTCAAAACCTTCTTGGTAAACGTGTTGACTATTCAGGCCGTTCCGTTATTGTTGTAGGACCGAACTTGAAAATGTACCAGTGCGGATTGCCGAAAGGAATGGCGATTGAGCTTTTCAAGCCTTTTGTCATGAAAGAACTTGTTGAACGTGGCTTAGCCCATAACATCAAGAGCGCAAAACGCAAAATCGAGCGTTTGCATTCAGAAGTTTGGGATGTACTCGAAGACGTGATCAAGGAGCATCCGGTTCTATTGAACCGTGCACCAACGCTTCACAGACTCGGTATCCAGGCGTTTGAACCAACGCTTGTGGAAGGCAAAGCAATCCGTCTTCATCCGCTTGTATGTACTGCATACAACGCCGATTTTGATGGTGACCAAATGGCCGTCCACGTACCGCTTTCTTCTGAAGCACAAGCGGAAGCTCGCCTTCTTATGCTTGCTGCCCAGAACATTTTGAACCCGAAAGACGGAAAACCGGTTGTAACTCCATCTCAGGATATGGTTTTAGGAAACTATTACTTAACACTTGAGCGCAAAGGGGCTACAGGGGAAGGTGCCACATTCTCTGGACCTGAAGAAGTATTTGTTGCTTATCAGACAGGGCATGTTCACCTTCATACAAGAATTGCAATTCTTGCTGGTTCTTTGAAGAATCCGACGTTTACAGAAGAGCAGAACAAAATGCTCCTATTGACATCTGTCGGCAAAATTATCTTCAATGAAATTCTGCCGGAGTCGTTCCCGTACATTAACGAACCGACTGATTATAATTTGCAGGTGGAAACGCCAGCGAAATATTTTGTGCCAACTACCACAGATATCCGCACATATATCGCGGAAGCTGAATTGGTAACGCCATTCAAGAAGAAAATTCTTGGTGAAATCATTGCCGAAGTGTTCAAACGTTTCCACATCACGGAAACTTCAAGAATGCTTGACCGCATGAAGAGCCTTGGATTCAAATATTCAACACAAGCGGGTATTACCGTTGGGGTTGCCGATATCGTCGTACTTCCTGATAAAGGTGAAATCCTGGTTGATGCCCAAGCGAATGTTGATAAAGTGATGAAACAATTCCGCCGCGGATTGATTACTGAAGAAGAACGTTATGCACGCGTCATCTCTTATTGGAGCAATGCAAAAGATATCATTCAGGAAAAACTGATGGCATCTCTTGATAAATTAAACCCGATTTATATGATGAGTGACTCCGGAGCCCGAGGTAACGCATCCAACTTTACTCAGCTTGCTGGTATGCGCGGACTTATGGCCAACCCGGCTGGACGCATTATCGAACTTCCAATCAAATCTTCTTTCCGTGAAGGTTTAACGGTACTTGAATACTTCATCTCTACTCACGGTGCGCGTAAAGGTCTTGCCGATACAGCACTGAAAACAGCCGATTCCGGTTACTTGACTCGCCGTTTGGTAGACGTAGCACAAGACGCTATTGTCCGCGAAAACGACTGTGGCACAGACCGCGGATTGCTGGTAGGAGCATTGATGGAAGGCACTGAAGTGATTGAAGAGCTGGATGAGCGTATTTTAGGCCGCCATGCGAAGAAAACAATCCGCCACCCTGAAACAAAAGAAGTGATTGTAGCGAAAGACGAATTGATCACGCAAGACCTGACTCGCTTGATTATGGAAGCAGGCATTAAAGAAGTGACAATCCGTTCTGCGTTTACATGTAATACGAAACACGGCGTTTGTAAGAAATGTTACGGCACGAACTTGGCAACTGGCGACGAAGTTGAAGTGGGCGAAGCAGTAGGTATTATTGCAGCTCAATCAATCGGTGAGCCGGGAACTCAGCTTACAATGCGTACATTCCATACAGGCGGGGTTGCGGGAGACGATATTACACAAGGTCTTCCACGTATCCAGGAAATTTTTGAGTCAAGAAATCCGAAAGGCCAAGCGGTTATTTCAGAAATCAACGGTACGATTACCGAAGTGGATGAAATCCGTGAAGGCCAAAAAGAAATCACGATTCAAGGGGACGTCGAAACACGCAAATACTTGGCGCCATATAATGCGCGTCTAAAAGTCCAAGTGGATGATGTTATCCGCCGCGGCGAAGTATTGACGGACGGTTCGATTGATCCGAAACAATTGCTGCAAGTAAAAGATGTTCAATCTGTTCAAGTGTACTTGCTGAAAGAAGTTCAAAAAGTATACCGTATGCAAGGGGTAGAAATCGGCGATAAGCACGTTGAAGTTATGGTTCGACAAATGTTCCGTAAAGTCCGCGTCATTGAAGCTGGAGATACTGACTTGCTGCCAGGTTCACTATTGGATATTCACCAGTTTACAGAAGCGAATGAAAAGGCTGTTCTAGAAGGCAACTTGCCAGCGACAAGCCGCCCAGTCATTCTT